In Solanum stenotomum isolate F172 chromosome 6, ASM1918654v1, whole genome shotgun sequence, one DNA window encodes the following:
- the LOC125869020 gene encoding pectinesterase 1-like: MGLLVLETIVLTILLFIPRVFSDDTIPIPADKSQLNSWFEANVKPLDSRKDTLDPALVAAEANKTIIKVRTDGSGDFKTLTEAVKSIPEGNKRRAIIWIGGGNYTEKVKIERNKPFVTLYGDPKNVPNIIFHGTAKQYTIVESATVIVESEYFSAVNINFVNTAPRPDGKMELAQAAALRTGGDKASLYNCKMFGFQDTFCDDSGKHFFKDCYIEGTVDFIFGNGKSIYLNTEAHVIPGDPMAMVTAHARDAENVDSGYSFVHCTITGTGNTAYLGRAWKPFGKVVFLYSDMTDVVHPEGWSDNGKPENDKSVFYGEYNCKGAGAALEKRVGFTKKLSDAEAKPFISLAYIEGSKWLLPPVTL, encoded by the exons ATGG GCTTGTTGGTGTTGGAAACTATTGTTTTAACAATTCTTCTTTTTATTCCTAGAGTTTTTTCTGATGATACAATTCCAATTCCAGCTGataaatcacaattaaatagtTGGTTTGAAGCAAATGTTAAACCATTAGATTCAAGAAAAGACACTTTAGACCCTGCCCTCGTTGCTGCTGAGGCTAATAAAACTATCATTAAG GTGAGGACAGATGGAAGTGGTGATTTCAAGACTCTAACAGAAGCTGTTAAAAGCATTCCAGAAGGGAATAAAAGAAGAGCTATTATTTGGATTGGAGGTGGAAATTACACTGAAAAAGTCAAAATTGAGAGAAATAAACCTTTTGTTACATTATATGGAGACCCTAAAAATGTCccaaatattatatttcatgGAACTGCAAAACAATATACTATTGTTGAAAGTGCCACTGTCATTGTTGAATCTGAATATTTCAGTGCTGTTAATATCAACTTCGTG AATACAGCACCAAGACCAGATGGAAAAATGGAATTAGCTCAAGCAGCAGCATTGAGGACAGGAGGAGATAAAGCCTCATTGTATAATTGTAAAATGTTTGGATTTCAAGACACTTTTTGTGATGACAGtggaaaacatttctttaaagaTTGTTATATTGAAGGCACTGTTGATTTCATCTTTGGCAATGGCAAATCCATATATTTG AACACAGAGGCACATGTAATTCCAGGGGATCCAATGGCAATGGTAACAGCACATGCAAGAGATGCAGAAAATGTAGACAGTGGATATTCTTTTGTGCATTGTACTATTACTGGAACAGGCAACACAGCATATTTGGGCAGGGCATGGAAGCCTTTCGGTAAAGTTGTTTTCTTATATTCTGATATGACTGATGTTGTTCACCCTGAAGGATGGTCAGATAATGGCAAACCCGAAAACGACAA gtcggtattttatgGAGAATACAATTGTAAAGGAGCAGGGGCAGCTTTGGAAAAAAGAGTTGGATTTACAAAGAAATTAAGTGATGCAGAGGCAAAACCTTTTATTTCCCTTGCTTATATTGAAGGTTCCAAGTGGCTTCTTCCTCCTGTGAcactttaa
- the LOC125869384 gene encoding pectinesterase 1-like has protein sequence MAGKNTIFVVETIIITFLCFNIIGVFSDDLVPIPADKSQLNSWFEANVKPLDARKDTLDPALVAAEANKTIIKVRTDGSGDFKTMTEAVKSIPEGNKRRVIIWIGGGNYTEKIKIERTKPFVTFYGDPKNVPNIIFHGTAKEYTTVDSATVIVESEYFNAVNINFVNTAPRPDGKSDKAQAAALRTGGDKASLYNCKMFGFQDTFCDDSGKHFFKDCYIEGTVDFIFGNGKSLYLNTETHVIPGDPMAMVTAHARAAENFDSGFSFVHCMITGTGNTAYLGRAWKQYSKVVFSYTDMTDVIHPEGWSDFGKKEFDSTVYYGEYKCKGAGSTLDKRVPFTKKLSDEEAKPFISLAYIEGSKWLLPPVTL, from the exons atggctgGAAAAAATACCATATTTGTTGTGGAAACAATTATCATAACATTTCTTTGTTTCAATATTATTGGAGTATTTTCTGATGATTTAGTTCCAATTCCAGCTGataaatcacaattaaatagtTGGTTTGAAGCAAATGTTAAACCATTAGATGCAAGAAAAGACACTTTAGACCCTGCCCTTGTAGCTGCTGAGGCTAATAAAACTATTATTAAG GTGAGGACAGATGGAAGTGGTGATTTCAAGACTATGACAGAAGCTGTTAAAAGTATTCCAGAAGGGAATAAAAGAAGAGTTATTATTTGGATTGGAGGTGGAAATTACActgaaaaaatcaaaattgagaGAACAAAGCCTTTTGTTACATTTTATGGAGACCCTAAAAATGTCccaaatattatatttcatgGAACTGCAAAAGAATATACTACTGTTGACAGTGCCACTGTGATTGTTGAATCTGAATATTTCAATGCTGTTAATATCAACTTCGTG AATACAGCACCAAGACCAGATGGGAAAAGTGACAAAGCTCAAGCAGCAGCATTGAGGACAGGAGGAGATAAAGCCTCATTGTATAATTGTAAAATGTTTGGATTTCAAGATACTTTTTGTGATGACAGtggaaaacatttctttaaagaTTGTTATATTGAAGGCACTGTTGATTTCATCTTTGGCAATGGCAAATCCTTATATCTg AACACAGAGACACATGTAATTCCAGGGGATCCAATGGCAATGGTGACAGCACATGCAAGGGCAGCAGAAAATTTTGATAGTGGATTTTCTTTTGTACATTGTATGATTACTGGTACTGGAAATACAGCATATTTAGGAAGGGCATGGAAACAATACTCCAAAGTTGTTTTCTCTTATACTGATATGACTGATGTTATTCACCCTGAAGGATGGTCTGATTTTGGCAAAAAAGAATTTGACAG CACGGTATATTATGGTGAATACAAGTGTAAAGGAGCAGGATCAACTTTGGATAAAAGAGTTCCATTTACAAAGAAATTAAGTGATGAAGAGGCAAAACCTTTTATCTCCCTTGCTTATATTGAAGGCTCCAAGTGGCTACTTCCTCCTGTGACActttaa
- the LOC125868333 gene encoding glutamate dehydrogenase A-like — translation MNALAATNRNFRQAARILGLDSKLERSLLIPFREIKVECTIPKDDGTLVSYVGFRVQHDNARGPMKGGIRYHPEVDLDEVNALAQLMTWKTAVADIPYGGAKGGIGCVPKELSLSELERLTRVFTQKIHDLIGINTDVPAPDMGTNAQTMAWILDEYSKFHGHSPAVVTGKPVDLGGSLGRESATGRGVVYAAEALLNEQGKQIKDLTFAIQGFGNVGSWVAKLIHEIGGKVVAVSDITGAVKNQNGLDIPALLSHKEATGKLNDFGGGDVMSTDELLTHDCDVLIPCALGGVLKRENADHVKAKFIVEAANHPTDPDADEILSKKGVLILPDIYANAGGVTVSYFEWVQNIQGFMWEEEKVNRELKKYMTKAFGNLKSMCQTHSCNLRMGAFTLGVNRVARATQLRGWEA, via the exons ATGAATGCACTTGCAGCTACAAACAGAAATTTTCGCCAAGCAGCTAGGATTCTTGGTTTGGACTCCAAACTTGAAAGGAGTCTTTTGATCCCTTTTAGAGAAATTAAG GTGGAATGCACAattcccaaggatgatgggacaTTAGTTTCCTATGTTGGATTTAGAGTACAACATGATAATGCTCGCGGACCCATGAAAGGAGGAATCAGATACCACCCTGAG GTTGATCTTGATGAGGTGAACGCCCTTGCTCAACTAATGACTTGGAAGACTGCAGTAGCAGATATTCCATACGGGGGAGCAAAGGGTGGGATTGGCTGCGTACCAAAAGAGTTAAGTTTAAGCGAATTGGAGCGCCTTACGCGTGTTTTCACGCAGAAAATCCATGACCTTATTGGAATTAATACTGATGTCCCTGCGCCTGATATGGGCACCAATGCTCAG ACCATGGCTTGGATTTTGGACGAGTACTCAAAGTTTCATGGTCACTCTCCTGCAGTTGTGACCGGGAAACCAGTT GATCTTGGCGGTTCATTGGGTAGGGAATCTGCAACTGGGCGTGGTGTCGTTTATGCTGCAGAAGCTTTGCTTAATGAGCAGGGGAAGCAGATTAAGGATTTGACTTTTGCTATTCAG GGGTTTGGGAACGTAGGATCATGGGTAGCAAAGCTTATTCATGAGATAGGTGGCAAAGTAGTTGCAGTTAGTGATATAACTGGAGCGGTCAAGAATCAGAATGGTCTTGATATACCAGCTTTGCTTAGTCATAAAGAAGCAACAGGGAAGCTAAATGATTTCGGCGGTGGTGATGTAATGAGTACAGATGAATTGCTTACGCACGATTGTGATGTTCTTATACCTTGTGCTCTGGGAGGAGTTTTGAAAAG AGAAAATGCTGATCATGTAAAGGCCAAGTTCATCGTAGAAGCAGCAAATCATCCGACTGATCCAGATGCTGACGAG ATTCTGTCGAAGAAAGGTGTTTTAATTCTTCCCGACATATATGCCAATGCTGGAGGCGTGACTGTTAGTTATTTTGAGTGGGTTCAG AACATTCAAGGTTTTATGTGGGAAGAAGAGAAGGTTAACAGGGAGCTTAAGAAATACATGAC